A genomic region of Luteibacter aegosomatissinici contains the following coding sequences:
- a CDS encoding dienelactone hydrolase family protein, with the protein MRRTLLALSLLVMGAAGSAHAAMVAKPVQWTEGGVTYKSFLVYDDAVKTKRPGLVMVPNWYGINDMAVAKAKEIAGRDYVILLTDMYGGDTRPKSADEAGAAVKPLYGDRKLMRARVTRALDELKAQEKNAPIDPAHLAAIGFCFGGSAVLDLARTGADVAAVVTFHGLLSDDSKLGSKIQPNTHVLALNGADDANVPPEQRAAFEAEMRADKIDWASVDYGNAVHCFTEKEATDATGNCRYDAKVATRAYAAMKAWLTEAFKK; encoded by the coding sequence ATGCGCCGTACGTTGCTTGCCTTGTCACTCCTCGTCATGGGCGCCGCGGGTAGCGCCCACGCAGCCATGGTCGCCAAGCCGGTCCAGTGGACCGAGGGCGGCGTGACCTACAAGAGCTTCCTCGTCTACGACGACGCGGTGAAGACCAAGCGCCCCGGCCTGGTCATGGTCCCGAACTGGTACGGCATCAACGATATGGCCGTGGCCAAGGCCAAGGAGATCGCCGGCAGGGATTACGTGATCCTGCTGACCGACATGTACGGTGGTGATACGCGGCCGAAGAGTGCTGACGAAGCCGGTGCCGCGGTGAAGCCGCTTTACGGCGATCGCAAGCTCATGCGCGCCCGCGTCACGCGTGCGCTCGATGAATTGAAGGCGCAGGAGAAAAATGCGCCGATCGATCCCGCCCACCTCGCGGCGATCGGCTTCTGCTTCGGCGGTTCCGCCGTGCTCGACCTGGCCCGCACCGGTGCGGATGTAGCGGCGGTGGTGACCTTCCACGGCCTGCTTTCCGATGACTCGAAGCTCGGCTCGAAGATCCAGCCCAACACGCACGTGCTGGCGCTCAATGGCGCCGATGATGCGAACGTGCCGCCGGAACAGCGCGCCGCCTTCGAAGCGGAAATGCGCGCCGACAAGATCGACTGGGCCTCGGTGGACTATGGCAATGCCGTGCATTGCTTCACCGAGAAAGAAGCTACCGACGCCACGGGCAACTGCCGCTACGACGCCAAGGTAGCCACACGCGCCTACGCTGCCATGAAAGCCTGGCTAACCGAAGCCTTCAAGAAATAA
- a CDS encoding UbiH/UbiF/VisC/COQ6 family ubiquinone biosynthesis hydroxylase, giving the protein MVGAAAALALARAGFSVALVDAREPAAWAAAHDVDLRVVGLAPSSIQLLDQLGVWQRIREGRASPYERMVVWDAENGATLHFDAADEGRDVLGYIVENNLVQAVLWHALDDAGVRRVVPAEVTGYSMREDRAQLELADGEVLAARLVVAADGAESPLRAMVGIGTHGRDYAQRGVVAHVGTARPHERTAWQRFLPGGPLAFLPLADGRSSIVWSLPEPEAQRVLALDDDAFRAALGVASDFRLGPIESVTRRAAFPLRLKLADRYEVGRLVLLGDAAHAVHPLAGQGVNLGLRDVAELRDTLAEARAAGRDFAATHVLRRYARRRRSADELDARSFDALARIYSWSASPLVTARGLGVRLLDRLTPLKRKLSQHAAGL; this is encoded by the coding sequence ATGGTCGGTGCGGCGGCCGCGCTTGCGCTGGCCCGTGCCGGCTTCAGCGTTGCGTTGGTCGATGCCCGTGAACCGGCCGCATGGGCCGCAGCCCATGACGTAGACCTGCGCGTGGTCGGGCTGGCCCCGTCGTCGATCCAGTTGCTGGACCAGCTGGGTGTCTGGCAGCGCATTCGTGAAGGCCGTGCCTCGCCGTATGAGCGCATGGTGGTGTGGGATGCCGAAAACGGCGCGACCCTGCATTTCGACGCGGCCGATGAGGGCCGCGACGTGCTCGGCTACATCGTCGAGAACAACCTGGTTCAGGCAGTGCTCTGGCACGCGCTCGATGATGCCGGCGTACGCCGCGTGGTACCCGCCGAGGTGACCGGCTACAGCATGCGCGAGGATCGCGCGCAGCTGGAGCTGGCCGATGGAGAGGTGCTTGCGGCGAGGCTGGTCGTGGCGGCGGATGGCGCGGAATCGCCACTACGCGCCATGGTCGGCATCGGTACGCATGGGCGCGATTATGCGCAGCGCGGCGTCGTGGCCCATGTGGGTACCGCGCGCCCGCACGAACGCACGGCATGGCAGCGTTTTCTTCCCGGCGGCCCGCTGGCCTTCCTGCCCTTGGCGGACGGGCGCAGTTCCATCGTGTGGTCGCTGCCCGAACCCGAGGCGCAGCGTGTGCTGGCGCTGGATGATGACGCGTTCCGCGCGGCGCTCGGCGTCGCCAGCGATTTCCGCCTGGGTCCGATCGAAAGCGTCACCCGCCGCGCAGCATTCCCGCTGCGCCTGAAGCTGGCCGATCGCTACGAAGTGGGGCGGCTGGTGCTGCTGGGCGATGCCGCCCACGCGGTACACCCGCTCGCGGGGCAGGGCGTGAACCTGGGCCTGCGCGACGTGGCCGAACTGCGCGACACGCTGGCCGAAGCGCGTGCCGCCGGCCGGGACTTCGCCGCCACCCATGTGCTGCGCCGCTACGCCCGCCGCCGCCGTAGCGCCGATGAACTGGATGCTCGCTCCTTCGATGCGCTTGCGCGAATCTACAGTTGGAGCGCGTCACCGCTCGTCACCGCCCGCGGCCTGGGCGTACGCCTGCTCGACCGCCTGACGCCCCTGAAACGCAAACTGTCCCAACACGCCGCCGGCCTCTAG
- the ubiH gene encoding 2-octaprenyl-6-methoxyphenyl hydroxylase: MSPASPILIVGGGLVGASLAIALDTAGIPAMLVEAAAPRVGDQPSYDERNLALARATVNGLASIGVWDLARQRATPITHIHTSRAGDFGSVRMDAAAEGVDALGWTLPARELGEALLNRLATCRLLVRRAPARVEQIEPVDGGWRVTIAGPEGTTQVTTPLLVGADGTTSGIRAQLGIGTREHDYQQALFVSTMTPERDPRGRAFERFTDDGPVAVLPLAERRVGVVLTVNAERADEVAGMDDATFAAFAQKRFGWRLGRLTRPGKRVPYPIRRVAAEALTGPRAVLVGNAAQTVHPIGAQGFNLGLRDALTLAELVAAGGDPGDAGLLAEYVRRRTPDREGTMAMSHGLVRLACLDQPLLGPLRSLAMLALDRVPPLRHALSRRGMGFRANAPFAVREKTP, from the coding sequence ATGAGCCCTGCATCTCCCATCCTTATTGTCGGCGGCGGCCTGGTCGGCGCCAGCCTTGCCATCGCCCTGGATACCGCCGGCATCCCCGCCATGCTGGTGGAGGCCGCCGCACCCCGGGTAGGCGACCAGCCCAGCTACGACGAGCGCAACCTCGCGCTCGCGCGGGCCACTGTGAACGGCCTGGCGTCGATTGGCGTGTGGGACCTGGCCCGCCAGCGGGCCACGCCCATCACGCATATCCATACGAGCCGGGCCGGGGATTTCGGCAGCGTGCGCATGGATGCCGCCGCCGAAGGCGTGGATGCGCTGGGCTGGACCTTGCCCGCCCGCGAATTGGGCGAGGCGTTGCTGAACCGGCTGGCCACGTGCCGCCTGCTGGTGCGCCGCGCCCCGGCGCGGGTGGAGCAGATCGAGCCGGTGGACGGCGGGTGGCGGGTCACCATCGCAGGCCCGGAGGGCACGACGCAGGTCACGACGCCTTTGCTGGTCGGTGCCGACGGCACCACCTCGGGCATTCGCGCGCAACTGGGCATCGGCACGCGTGAACACGATTACCAGCAGGCGCTGTTCGTGAGCACCATGACCCCCGAGCGAGATCCGCGTGGCCGGGCGTTCGAGCGCTTCACCGATGACGGCCCGGTCGCGGTCCTGCCGCTGGCCGAGCGGCGTGTTGGCGTGGTCCTCACGGTGAATGCTGAGCGCGCCGACGAGGTGGCCGGCATGGATGACGCCACGTTTGCGGCCTTTGCCCAGAAGCGGTTCGGCTGGCGGCTCGGTCGTCTTACCCGGCCAGGCAAGCGTGTGCCGTACCCCATCCGACGAGTCGCGGCGGAGGCCCTCACCGGCCCGCGCGCGGTGCTGGTAGGCAATGCCGCGCAGACCGTGCATCCGATTGGCGCCCAGGGCTTCAACCTGGGCCTGCGCGATGCGCTCACCCTGGCGGAGCTTGTCGCCGCGGGTGGCGACCCGGGCGATGCCGGCCTGCTTGCTGAGTACGTACGCCGCCGAACCCCCGATCGTGAGGGCACCATGGCGATGAGTCACGGCCTGGTCCGGTTGGCCTGCCTTGACCAGCCCCTGCTGGGGCCGTTGCGTTCGCTGGCCATGCTGGCGCTGGACCGTGTGCCGCCCCTTCGCCATGCGTTGAGCCGCCGTGGCATGGGCTTCCGCGCGAACGCGCCCTTTGCCGTGCGGGAGAAGACACCGTGA
- a CDS encoding cob(I)yrinic acid a,c-diamide adenosyltransferase: MGNRLSKIYTRTGDDGSTGLGDGSRTGKDSLRVAAYGTVDELNSTLGMVIASDGVGEDIREVLVQVQHELFDLGGELCIPGMAMVQGKDIDRLETVLDAFNADLPALKDFILPGGGMAASTCHLARTVCRRAEREVVALGRVEEVRPEAQRYLNRLSDLLFVLARVLARRSGHGEVLWQHERRPRG, translated from the coding sequence ATGGGTAACCGACTCTCGAAGATCTACACACGTACCGGCGATGACGGCAGCACCGGCCTGGGCGATGGCAGCCGCACCGGCAAGGATTCCCTGCGGGTGGCCGCCTATGGCACGGTCGATGAGCTCAACAGCACGCTGGGCATGGTCATCGCCAGCGACGGCGTGGGTGAGGACATCCGCGAGGTGCTGGTCCAGGTGCAGCACGAGCTGTTCGACCTGGGCGGCGAACTGTGCATCCCGGGCATGGCCATGGTGCAGGGCAAGGACATCGACCGGCTCGAGACGGTGCTCGATGCGTTCAACGCCGACCTGCCCGCGCTGAAGGACTTCATCCTCCCGGGCGGCGGCATGGCCGCGTCGACCTGCCACCTTGCGCGCACCGTGTGCCGCCGCGCCGAGCGCGAGGTGGTGGCTTTGGGCCGCGTCGAGGAAGTGCGCCCTGAAGCGCAGCGTTACCTGAACCGGCTTTCAGACTTGCTGTTCGTGCTCGCGCGCGTCCTGGCGCGGCGCAGCGGCCATGGCGAAGTGCTGTGGCAGCACGAGCGCCGCCCGCGCGGCTGA